The segment CAGCCAGTGGCGATGGACCGGCAGCGCCGCGGCGCTGTTCTGAGCGATCAACGCGTCCAAAATCGCCGCGAGCGGCGTCAGATCGGCAAACGCCTCCAGGCGTATTTGGAACAGATGGCGCAGCGCGGTGAACTGAATCGTCGGATCCAACGCGCCAAACCAGGGTGCATCGAAAGGTTCGGCGAATATCGGCAACATGGGGTTCTCCGCCAGCCACTGCTGCGGATACTCCCGCACGATGGTCTCCAGGATGCAGGGAAGGCTCTCCGCCTCGCCGCTGAGAATGGCGCAGCGCAACTCCCGCACCAACCGCCCATGGGTCAGATAGCCGACGCGACCGAAGTTCAAATGCCAGGGGGGAATGCTCGGCACATGCTGGGCGATGGCTTGGCGCATCTGCGCCAACAAGCCGCGGGCCTGAATATCCCGCACGACCTCCCATTCGATGGCGCGCGCGCAGCGGTAGTAGATGCCATTGTGTTCATCAAATGCGTGAACCAGCTCCTGAATCTCCAACGGGTCCATCAAGCGGCCCACGGCGGCGGTATTGGCGTGTGCGGTCACGGTGATTGCGCCCAGCGCAAGCAGCAATTTGCCCAGCTTGCCGCGGCTGATGGGCTCGTGATAGAGCGCCACCAGTTGCAGCGCGGTCTGCGGCAGTGGCGCTAAACTGCGATACTCGCGCAGCAGTTCGGCTTTATTAGGACTTTTGGCCATGGCGAGATGACGTCAGGACAACATGGTTGGCGATAATGGCTTGTTGGAAAGACTCCGGCAGCTCGCGCCAGAGCAGTAGGTCCACCCGAAATGGCAGGTCGCTCTGCTCATACGCCTCGCGCAGCTCCTGGGCGGCGGCCTCCTGGCCGGGCTCCACAAACGCCGCCAAATCCAGATCGGAAGCGGCGCGCGCCGTTCCATCAACACGTGATCCGTAAGCCCAGATCTCAACATTGGGCAGATGGCGCTGCGCCAGCGCCACCACCATCTGACGCTGGGCGTCGGTCAGCTCCATGTCAGCCATTTCAGCGCCGTCCGGTTAAAGATTGCAGCAGGGCCTCAGCGTCTTCGATGAATCGATCCATCAATGCCAAAGCCGCTTGCGCCTTTTCGTCGCTATAATCATGCGCCGTGGCGATGCGCGCATTGGCGTACTCCAGCCAATGCGCGATATCCGAAAGCAAAAGATTGTTCTCATTGGCTAGACGGAAGATCGGCTTGGGACTGGCGGGGGTCTCCGCCAATCCCAGCTCCTCACGCAGATAGCGCCGCAACGTTTTCCACAGGGTGTCATAACAGGTCTCAAACCGCTGAATCACCGATTCGTCCACCGCTTCACGCATCAACGTCGGCATCTCTGGCGGGAGCGCACACCGGTTGTTCTGCTGCGCCTTCAGATGCGCCAGGGACTTTTCCAGTTTGTTGAAATCAATCATGATTCAATGGCCCTAAGAAGAGCATTCACCCCATATGGAACTGCTGGTCACTATCCACGAAGCTGACGACCGCCACAGAAACGCCACCCAACCCAATCCCATCATGGCTCAAAATCACTGCCAGGCGTAGGGGCCTCCTCCTCAGGCCGCCGCTCCTGCAACACCTTATCCACAAGAACTTCCGCATAGCGCTCACTCAAATCGCCCGCCTCAAAATACAAACACCGCGCCGCTTCGGGTGAAAACTCCTCAAGAGCCCGCGCAATGCTCAAAGCGCTATACCCATTGTCCACCATCTCCCCAACAACCTTTCGATCCTCAAACGCCCAATTCAGCGCCCTCCCCTGCTCACGCCACTGGCGATGCAGTGATTCCAGATAGAACGCCTGTGGAGAGGCCACCCCTTCGCGCCCGCCATGCCGCCCTCGTGGCTCCCACCGCTCAATCCTCTTCAAACGTTCATGCATTTCACTCCGCCCGTTCGCCTCAATGATCAAATCAAACGCCGCTGAGCAGAACGCCTCATCTCTTTGCGTCACCGACACGACATCATCCAACAAAGACACTTCGTCAGACTCAGCAACCTTCGCCAAAAATCGCCACCCAGCCGCCTCGCCAAACACAGGATTGACCGATGCGCGCCCATCCGGCGCATACCGCTCACGCAATATCGCCACCGCCTCTTCTCGCCCAGACGGTTCAACCGCAGTGACCAACCGCACCCAAGCCTGATGTCGCCCCTCACCCAACGCCACCGACACAACAGACCCCACCCCTTCCTCCCGCATCGACGCCAACGCGCTTTGCCTCACCCCCTCAACCAACACCCACTCCTGCGCCAAAGAGGCTGCTGGCTGAATCTCAAACGACCACGCCAACCGTCTCTGCTCGATAAGTTCAGAGGCCAAACTCAATACCTGCTTTGGCGTGGCCTGATCGAGATATTTATACTTCTTACCACGACCAATCCGTACGCCATATTCCGCACACCCCAACGCCTGAATCTGGGCCTTGAGCTTTGGTAAATAATACTCGGCAAGCAAGCGCGACTGCTCCTTCTTCAGAGCGCCAATCTCCCTCTGCGCACTCTCCAGCTCACCCTGAATACTCTTCAATATATCCATATCCTGCTTGCGATCCGTAACAATCCCTTTTGCCTCCATCGCATGCAAACGCGGTCCAAGGTGCCGCTGCGGAATTCGCTGTATGCCCTGCTCAGCCAAAGAACGGTGATCAATCTCACTCTCCCTACCAGCCGCACGCAAATGCGTATTGGCGACTTCAGCCCAACGCGCCCGCGCGTTTGCCAACCACGCTTTTCGCGACCCGCCAATATCCACCTTCCTAGCCCCACCGGAAGCCGGATCCTGATTGCCAACCGCAGCACGCTTGAACCAACCTTGAGCGCTTCTCATTATCCCATCATTTCGCCGCTCGGAAATCATCAAATGTACATGAGGATTGTGCGCCTCACCGTTATCGTTCTCTCCACGATGTATGGCCCAGGTATGGGGCAGTCCTGAAGCGGTCAACTCCGCAACATACTCCCGCGTAAGATCAATCTGCTGTACATGATGAAGATCTCTTGGCAATGCAAACTCCACCTCTCGAAAGAGCGTCCCGTTTGTCCGTTCATAGCGATCGGCATTGATCCAATAAGCCATGGGGCCTCCATTAATCCAGGAAGGCATATTCCCAGACTCCGTATGAGCAATCTCATCCCTGTCATGGGCATACTTTCCCATCCTTGTGATATACGACGCCTTATCCATGGCGGAATTTCCTTTGGCGCGACTGCCAACCTTAACTGTGAGATGATATATGGCCATATATCTTAGAAACTCCTAAGTGCGCTTATTCTCGATATCGTCTCCATTAGACTAACATAATTTACGAGACGAATCAGGTCTGCTAATCTATGCAAGATGTCCACATACTGTATCGTTTCGAGCTGGCGGAGGAGAGTGGTGTGTCTCAAGAGTACTCTGACAAACTGAAGTCCGTGCGGGAGAAGATTGCAAAGTACCAGCGGGAGGAGAGAGACATCCTCCAGAAACAGAAAAAAGCAGAAAGAAACCGAACCATGAGAAAGCACTCTCTCATGGGAGAGTGGCTCCAGAGTCAAGTGGACCAACAGCGTGATGGGTGGAGTGAAGAGAAGCTCATTGACGTCCTGGATGCGTTCCTCAGAAACCCCCGAGATCGCAAACTCTTTGGTCTACCAGAACTGGAGCAGAACAACGATTAGAAGCCTTGTCGCGTGAGATGAGATTTCTCTTTCAGATGTTTCTGCTGAACGGATAGCACACCCTCAGATAGTGCGTATTATCCGCTATTCATGGCCGCCTTATTGAGACTGTTCAGGGAACAAGCCCGGCATCCACTCGGCGGCCAATGTGGCGGAAAATTGCCAGGTGAACGGCGCGCGCGGCCCATCCGATGTGATAGCCTGGCGCTCCTGCAAAGCGGTGTGAGAATGGCGCCGTAAAAATGCATCACTGAAACAGCTTGGATCGTCCAAAAATGGCGGTCCAAAAATCCCACACCAGAAAAAGCTCTCTAACTCAGAAAACTCAGTCATAGAGTTTCCGGGTCAGGGGGTGGGAGGATGTATTCAGTGAGCATGTACAGAGAAGTGCGTTTGGCGGTAACCAGAGGCGGGATGAGCAAGCGCAAGGCGGCGGAGGCCTTTGAGCTGGATCCGCGCACCGTGCGCAAAATGATGGAGAACCCTGAGCCGCCAGGCTACCAGCGGAGCAAGCCGGTCAGATTGCCCAAACTGGGGCCGTTCACCGGGTTCATAGATCAGATTCTCAAGAACGATCTGGAGAAGATCAAGAAGGAGCGCCACACCGCGCAGCGGATATATGAACGGCTGCGCGATGAATACGGCTACGACGGGAAATATGGCGCGGTCAAGGAGTATGTGCGCGGCAAGCGTCTGCATCTGAAAGAGAAGTTTGTTCCCCTCAGCCATGCGCCCGGACACGCCCAGGTGGACTTTGGGCAAACGCACGGCGTGATCGGCGGCGTGGAGCGCAAGATCCACTTTTTCTGTATGAGTCTGCCCTACAGCGACGACAGCTTCGTTATGGGCTTCCCCGCGGAAACCACGGAAGCGTTTTGTGCGGGGCATAACGCCGCCTGTGATCACTTCGGCGGCGTTCCCCAAAGCATTCTGTACGACAACACCAGCATCGCCGTGGTCAAAGTTTACCGGGATGGTCGCCGAGATCTGACCGAAGAGATGATCCGGCTGCAATCCCATTACCTGTTCGATAGCCGCTTTGGCCGCCCGGCGCGAGGTAACGACAAAGGCAAGGTCGAGGGGCTGGTCGGCTACGCCCGACGCAACTTCATGGTCCCGGCTCCCCGCTTTGAATCGTTTGATGCGCTCAACGCTCACCTGCGCCAGAAATGCCTGGAGCGTCGTCAACAGACATTGCGAGGCTGTCAGCGGAGTATCGGAGAACGATTTTCCACAGACCAGGCGGCGTTCCTGCCGCTGCCGCCAATTCCCTACGACGCTTGCGAGAAGGTGAGCGCCAAGGTCACATCCCAGGCGCTGGTGCGCTATCGAACCAATGACTATTCGGTTCCGGCGCGTTATGGCTTTCACGATGTGCAGGTGCGGGGCTACATCCACGAAGTGGTGATCGCCTGTGGCGCTGAGGTGATTGCCCGGCATCCACGCTCCTATGCGCGTGAGGACGCCATCTATGACCCCTTGCACTATCTGGCGCTGCTGGAGGAGAAACCCAGGGCGCTGGAT is part of the Magnetofaba australis IT-1 genome and harbors:
- a CDS encoding nucleotidyltransferase family protein — encoded protein: MADMELTDAQRQMVVALAQRHLPNVEIWAYGSRVDGTARAASDLDLAAFVEPGQEAAAQELREAYEQSDLPFRVDLLLWRELPESFQQAIIANHVVLTSSRHGQKS
- a CDS encoding nucleotidyltransferase substrate binding protein, whose product is MIDFNKLEKSLAHLKAQQNNRCALPPEMPTLMREAVDESVIQRFETCYDTLWKTLRRYLREELGLAETPASPKPIFRLANENNLLLSDIAHWLEYANARIATAHDYSDEKAQAALALMDRFIEDAEALLQSLTGRR
- a CDS encoding MobA/MobL family protein → MAIYHLTVKVGSRAKGNSAMDKASYITRMGKYAHDRDEIAHTESGNMPSWINGGPMAYWINADRYERTNGTLFREVEFALPRDLHHVQQIDLTREYVAELTASGLPHTWAIHRGENDNGEAHNPHVHLMISERRNDGIMRSAQGWFKRAAVGNQDPASGGARKVDIGGSRKAWLANARARWAEVANTHLRAAGRESEIDHRSLAEQGIQRIPQRHLGPRLHAMEAKGIVTDRKQDMDILKSIQGELESAQREIGALKKEQSRLLAEYYLPKLKAQIQALGCAEYGVRIGRGKKYKYLDQATPKQVLSLASELIEQRRLAWSFEIQPAASLAQEWVLVEGVRQSALASMREEGVGSVVSVALGEGRHQAWVRLVTAVEPSGREEAVAILRERYAPDGRASVNPVFGEAAGWRFLAKVAESDEVSLLDDVVSVTQRDEAFCSAAFDLIIEANGRSEMHERLKRIERWEPRGRHGGREGVASPQAFYLESLHRQWREQGRALNWAFEDRKVVGEMVDNGYSALSIARALEEFSPEAARCLYFEAGDLSERYAEVLVDKVLQERRPEEEAPTPGSDFEP
- the istA gene encoding IS21 family transposase, whose amino-acid sequence is MYSVSMYREVRLAVTRGGMSKRKAAEAFELDPRTVRKMMENPEPPGYQRSKPVRLPKLGPFTGFIDQILKNDLEKIKKERHTAQRIYERLRDEYGYDGKYGAVKEYVRGKRLHLKEKFVPLSHAPGHAQVDFGQTHGVIGGVERKIHFFCMSLPYSDDSFVMGFPAETTEAFCAGHNAACDHFGGVPQSILYDNTSIAVVKVYRDGRRDLTEEMIRLQSHYLFDSRFGRPARGNDKGKVEGLVGYARRNFMVPAPRFESFDALNAHLRQKCLERRQQTLRGCQRSIGERFSTDQAAFLPLPPIPYDACEKVSAKVTSQALVRYRTNDYSVPARYGFHDVQVRGYIHEVVIACGAEVIARHPRSYAREDAIYDPLHYLALLEEKPRALDQAAPLQGWELPDEFATLRRLMESRLGKKGKREYIQVLRLLETFSFEQVHFAVQQALKLGAIGFEAVKHLLIRHIEQRPLRLDLSRYPFLPEVHVARTSARDYAALTSGEQP